The Palaemon carinicauda isolate YSFRI2023 unplaced genomic scaffold, ASM3689809v2 scaffold1829, whole genome shotgun sequence genomic interval CTTGAAGCAGAATTACCAAGGTTTCATACCCCTATAACacaatcactcacacacacacacacacacatatattaatatatatatatatatatatatatgtgtatatatatatatatatatatatgtgtgtgtgtatacatatatatacatatatatatatatatatatatattcatatatataaatatatatgtgtatatatatatatatatatatattaagtatatttaaagtgttttttttcatattcaaataagccatatatatttttgatacattaacgtgtggattctcttgacgacctcgggatcagaaccccaagtGAAAAACCAACGTTTGTTCAATTATGATTTGGAAAAGCAGGCGGCCTATCATATTGGAAAGGGTAATAAATGAGATTTGCCTTGGAAAAACTATACTAAGCTAAGAGCTGTAGTCCCGAGAAAAAGACCAAAGTTGAGGAGGGCCAACTGAAGAAAGGAAGTAGCCTAAAAAACCACTTAATCTCCATGGATGACTTGAAGCTGTTCGGGAAAGATGCTAAGGAAGTAGACAAACTAATTCAGACTGTGAGAGTTTTATCAGGAGGTATCAATGTCGAATTAGAAATAGAAAAAGTGTTTCTTAGTTAACATTAAGAGAGGAAAAGTAATAAAGACTAAAGGGAGAGATTTGTCAGATGGATAAGTCCTCGAGAACATAGACGAAGCAGGCAACAAATACCTTGAGATAATAGAAGGACAGCCAATTAAACACCAAGAGTTGAAGGAAAAAAGATCAGATGAGACTGCGTGCTAAGAACCAAAGCTATAATAAAATCAAAAGTTCATTTTAGAATCTGGTGAAGGGTATAAACACATAGGTAGTACCACTTACCAACTACAATGGTGGAAGAGTAGTCAGAGCTATGcagcataaatgaatatatatatatatatatatatatatatatacatatatatatatatatatatatatatgtatatgtatgtatatatataatggaaaattgaTAATCACTACACAAGAGGGCGAATAATGACAGGCTCTATGCACCACATAGTGAAAGAGGAAAAGAACATTTTAGTTTAGCAGAATATGTAAACATTAAAGAAGTAGAGCTCTTTAACAGTACTTAAGATCATTGAAAAGGAATGGCTAAGGAGTTCATGGGAATAAGTGAGATGAAACGGGATGAAGATCTAGAAGAATATAAGGAGAGAAGTGGAAAAATGCATGGCCCATTCTTGAGAAAAACTGAAGATTTACCCTGTAAGGAAACACGGCTCTGGCTAAAGAAAatgaacttaagaaaaaaaaacaatagatattcAGAGAGCTATAGACGGAAATAACAACTCGTTAACGTGCAGGAAATGTAAGGAAAAATAGGAAACCAGTAACCATATCGCCAATGAATCTCAGAACTAGTTCAACATCAATATAAGAAATGATATAATACAGTGGATAACACTCTCCAATATAAAGACGGACAGAGTGATGCAAGACGACGAAAAAAAAAAGCATCCCTCAGAGAAATACTTTTTATTCCATATAGGAATCAATAAGTTCCCTTACATAGAGAGAACACATTTGAATTaattctcttctcttttctgaATAATTATTATCATGAAATAAGAACTAACTTTCAATAAAGAGCTTATTATCATGGATTaagttaatttatgataataattttctcCATCCCCTGAATCCTCTTTCTCTGCCAAGAAGATCTTGCATATAATCTCCTTCTCTACTTTAGGGCTCAGCCAAGAGACCGGACAGCTTGTCAGAAGGGAAATCTTGGAACACTTGACTAATGTATCAGCAGCAGGTAAGTTCTCTTTAGTTAGTGATTGGGATTCTTGAAAAGATATAGTTCAAAGAAGATAGAAATTGCAACGTGGAATATTGACCATCACTTGTATGATTAACATCATCAATATATTTGCTGATTTTGTTCTTGTTCATTTGGTTTCTTAATCCCATGGTGGAGTGGAGTCATATCTTTGTGTTCTTCCTTGATCAATGAAAGAAGAAGATAGCAAACTTATAATATGTTGTTCAAGGGATTATTTTCTTCTTCCCAGTAAATGAAGAGATCAAGTCTTATGTTCACGACGAGATATCTGGAGTCATCTCTTTGGCACAAGGTCAGTTTATATACACTTAAAGCATTGATATATTTCTATAGCATCCTTCACTCCACCTCGCCAGCTAATTATCTTCCTCCCTCTCTATCAGggctttatttatttataatttttcattgattgTTGTCAgaatttttgtgctgcctttgatcATATGAATCATATAATTCTTGTGTACAAAGTTCACCAGAGAGGAGTTAGTGGATCGTTTCTAAGTATTATTGCAGGGAATCTAACCAAAGTGTTGGCCTTTTACTTTCAAATTATAATCCTATGATCTGTAGTTTGCTTTTAAAAAGTGTATTTATTATGTCAATCACTCATAGCCCTTAATGGGAGATCTGTGTTTGATGAATACTATTTCAGAGATCTGTGTTTGATGAATACTATTTCAGATATCTTGACCGAGTTAATGTCTATTTAGCAGAATCAACAGTCCATGTAATTACTTTTCTTAGATTTAGATAATATTATCTGTTACTGTTTTATCATTACTCACTGCCTAGACTTAAAACTGAACCATTTTAAACTATGTTTACTTAAGTAGTTCCTCGTAACCAAGAACAACACATAATGATTCTCAGTGTATGGGGGAAAATATTATGAGGATGTGTCTTTAGAGAGATTGCAACTGTTGCTATAAGAGTTTGGCGGCGTGGAGATGATGCTTCCTCTTTAGTGTGAGATAAGGTTTGTGTAATCTTGCTCCTATAGATCATACCTCACTCTGTCGTGAGTAAGGCTTTCCaggttacttaatatatatatatatatatatatatatttatatatatatatataatatatatatatatatatatatatgtgtgtgtgtgtatatatatatatatatatatatatatgataaattttgcacatttagacgtgtttttcatattcaaataagccatatatatttttgatacattaatgtctggattctcttaacgacctcgggatcagagccccaggcgaaatcacacaaagaccagagcttgtgtccagccgggaatcgaaccctggtcggcaagcttgtatagacagtgactaaaccacttggcttcgtggccaagtggtttagtcactgtctatacaagcttgccgaccagggttcgattcccggctgtgtgtccagccgggaatcgaaccctggtcggcaagcttgtatagacagtgactaaaccacttggcctcgtggccaagtggtttagacagtgactaaaccacttggcctcgtggccaagtggtttagtcactgtctatacaagcttgccgaccagggttcgattcccggctggacacaagctcttgtctttgtgtgatttcgcctggggctctgatcctaaggtcgttaagagaatccagacattaatgtatcaaaaatatatatggcttatttgaatatatatatatatatatatatatgtgtgtatatatatatatatatatatgtatatatatgtatatatatagatatatataaatatatatatatatatatatatatataaatatatatatatatatatatatacatataatataaatatatatatatatatatatacacttatatatacatataatataaaaatatacatatatatatatataaatatatatatatatatgtatatatatatatatatatatacatatgtatatataaatatatatatatatatatatatgtatatatatatatatatatatacatacatatattaatatatagattaatatatttaCGACATTTTTGCCACTAGTATAATGTGAGGTCATTAGATAGTAAATAGTCATAGACCGAGAATGGAAGTTGAGGGATTGGGTAAGTGGTGAAAGGGGAATGAGGTAGATAAAAGGATGAGAAAAAATAAGGCCTTCTATGTTCATGAAAATTCCCTATGGGAAAGAATTTGTGTAGTGTGACTTCTTGTTGTGCACCAATTATGTTTAAGAGCTTAAATTACGTTTAAAAGAGTTGTGTTTTCATTGCATATACtacgttttatttttccttgacaaTCACGAATAAGCTCTTTTCGtctctttttgtttctcttttgatAGATTTTAAATCATTATATAGAGAcagaagtttattcatatattttcctttaatctTTATTGAATTCACTCTGAATGATTAATCAGTTAATCTATACTTTCCTCTCAGGGCATGACGAGCTTCTACAAAGAATTCCGGGTAAGTCTCTTCTGGACTattatgatttttatagtttttatttaataTGTCAATCCAGCAACTAATAATTAGAGTAAATATTAATCTTCAACTGATGAACTACATCGCATAAGCAGAAATGTATCAAAGTTTGGAACAATATCCCTAATTGCAAAGTTAttcgaatattgatttttttttttatttatacagacatttgataagtattttttttttatatattttcagatatgcaggagaaacttcaacatcttgaaaataatcttcaaggtaatctttccaatagatttttttccaaatcttttaatttcttttgtctGTATCTCTTCACTTTACACCCAAAAAGATGTGTGATTAAGGAGTCATCATTGCATATGCAGTCGTTGTCTTGTTCTCATAATATTGAAAGATATTTACACAACAGTTGTTTTTCTTGAGTTAATCTTGAAATAACAAACACTATTATTCATTGAATATGCAGTGTTGTTTCAGTCTTGACATTCCTGTATGTTATTCGAGAGCATTAAGTGCACATTCAATAGTTTTCACACTTTTGAGGGATATTCAAGATCTTTCgttgcatatacagtatttgtgtttcATTTTGATACAGTTGAAGGAGATTGAAAAATGTCATATCATATACAAGAGTTGTCTTTCATCagctacgcttttttttttttttttttaaactttagagTATCTATTGCATTTTTATTAGTTAAGACAGACACCAGTATTTTGagacatttttattttcagatgTGGCAGCAGGAACAAGGGAATCTGAAAACTTATTTTCAAGGTAATACTTCTAATATTTAGAGTAAATTAATGTATCACTGTATATTTCTTACCCTAATGACTATACTCTATTAGATAATTTGAGGCATAATATTTGATTGCAATATACGCTCATGCTGAACCATTTTTTTGTCCAGGACTTCATCATGAACTGGAACACGTGAAAAGTACTTGTTATTCCCAGCAATTTTGATCATCCCTCCTAAATGCTTATCGGTTCATCTTGATGAGATattttttaatagtatatatatatatatatatatatgtatatatgtaagtatatatatatatatatatatttatgtatatatatatatatatatatataatatgatattataaAGTCAAACTAACATTCAATGAATTACTTCTTACTATAGAGAAAATTTTCAATCCCCTTAAATAAGAATTCTCTTCAGGTTATGAATCCTTTTTTTCTGTTCAAAGGATCTTGCATATTATCCCCTTTTCTACCTCAGGGCTCAGCCGAGAGACTGCTCAGTGTCTCAAAGGGGAAGACTTGCAACACTTGACTAATGTATCAACAGCCGGTAAGTTCTTTTCTTTTTCAGTTATAATGATTTATGAAATgtatagataaaaaaagataaaaattacatCTTTATATTAACACAATCTTAAATACCTTGGGATCGCCTGTCTTATCGGTATCCTCaatattttttctgtttatgtTCTTGTTCATTTGCTTTCCAAATTACTTTGGAGAGTAGAACCATATGTATTTCTTTATCAATTAGAAAAGATTTCAGAGAGCACAACAGTTACAATAAGTTGTTCaaaggattattttctttttcccAGCTAATCAAGAGATCAAGTCCTTTGTTCACGAGGAGATTTCTGGAGTCATCTCTTTGACACAAAAAGGTCAGTTAATATACACTTGAAGcattgatctctccatatcatccttcactccaccttgctatctaattctctgccttcctctctatCTTACCATCCCCCCTAACATGATCCTACAATGCTCTCTACTCTCATATATCAAACATTAACACTGaccttattattgtattatacatcTCAACCTTTAGCTTGAAGAAATGAAAAAGTAATTCAATAAAATAAACTTTtcgaaaaaaagatataataaagaaaatgtaccttagtctttaaattataaaaaaaaacattatcatttttGCATTGTGTAACCGGTAGAAATAGAATTAGAGTCAAGTTATCAGGTGAATAACTGATTCTATGCGACATTATTCTTACAACAGACGAGTGCTTAGAAGGAGGTCTCCCCTGTGGAGAGATTGGTACCTGTGAAAACACCCTGTTCAGCTTCACCTGTTCTTGTCCTTCTGGTTTCACCTGGGATGGGTCAGAATGTAAAGGTAAGACACACTATACAACTTTATGTTGTTCTTTTCAAAGAACTATTTTCATTTACATCTATAGATCAGTATAACCTCatgatatagtttgattttttccATAGCTATGTTCAATTTGCCATTCTTTCActctttattagttttcttttcttgAATTATTTGAGAAATGTTTCCTGAATTCTCTTCCATTGTTTTATTCCAAATTTTCacagttcctattattattattgatgtgatATTTTTATTAAGCTTGTGATGATTACAAAATATTTAAGGCATTTATTCATAGTcttattatgatatttatgaatatGAAACACTTCTCTTTACCATCAATACGCTTCAAACAGATGGAAAATCTATTTACGTTCTTTTTGAAGATCATGATCTGTTTGGGTATCAACTTATCTGTTTTTTGTGTTCATAACTGAATTTTCCTTTAACTCTTCtcgtttttaattttaatttcagaatcagatatatatatatatatatatataatatatatatatatatatatatatatgtatatatatatatatatatatagatcactgtatatatatatatatatatatatactgtatatatacatatatacatatatatatatatatatatatacatagatatatatatatatatataatatagatatatatatatatatatatatacatacatatatatatatatatatatataatatcataatgttatattataatattataaaactatgatattataatattaaaatatttcaatattataattatatgataacATGATATTATAATATTATACCATTATGATACTacgatataatattataatatgatattatAATACTATAATATTATATTAAACCAAAAACATTTACCAAATACTCAATAATTTCGTCATTGTAATATCACAGAAGTTTACTTAGAATcattatcaaagatatattttaagaTGTAAACCATTTATTCCGACAAGATTTCCTGAAAACAATACAATTGTTGTAACTTTCAAAACTTCCTTTAAACTAACTGTGAAAAAGTGCCAACTATATAATTTTGTTCATTttctaattatatctatataaaaactGCTTCATAGAAAGTCTTGCCTTCTATTTCTTGGATGCAGAATATTATGAATGCATAGTCAGCCTTCCTCCAAGGACTTCAATCCTTCTTTTTCTCCTCAACAGACGTCGATGAGTGTGTTGAAGGCAAGGACGACTGTGTTCCCAATGCAACATGTAAGAATAGCATTGGGAGTTACAGCTGCTCCTGCAACAAAAATTTCGAGGGAGATGGAAAAACCTCCTGTGGTAAGGACGCTACAACaaagttattttgttatattttaaaagaaaaagaataacaggaaaatgaaatcttatatatatatatatatatataattatatatatatacatatatatatatatatatatatgttgttttcctttttgatatatatatttatatatacatatatatgtatatatatatatatatatatgtatgtaaatatgtatatatatatatatatatatgtgtgtgtgtgtgtctgtgtgtgtgtatttatatatatatatatatatatgaataaataatatatatatatatatatatatgtataaatatatgtatatatatatatatatatataaatacatatatatatatatacatatgtatatatatacagtatatatataaatatatctatatatatatactgtatatatgtatatatatataaatacacatatatatatatatatatatatataatatatatatatatatatatatatatgtaaatatatatatatatatatatatgtatatatatatacatatataaatatatacatatatatatgtatatatatacatatataaatatatatatatatatatatatagagagagagagagagagagagagagagagagagagagagagagagagaaattttctacTCTAAATTTTTTCCTTACATGGCATCTGCAAGGTTTATAATGACCCCAGAAGTTTGAAATTAAACGCTTCAACACCTCTCATGTCGGTGCTCACCTGTTCACAAATGGTTGTCGGTGCTTACCTTACTCATCGTTTGTAAATAACAGAGTGACAAGATTAATGCAACTAACTTTTATTCAACACATAACATAGagcatataacatataacatataatatataacgaGTTTCTATACAATCAGTTTCATGCAGACAAATACATGCAAAGTCAAGCTTGAAAAGATTCCGTTAACAGTGcggcgatgaaaaaaaaaaaaatgttactgcgTACGTGAGTTTGTGAAAAAGTgaggtatattataaaaataatgcatTATGTTATTGTTTCTTAAGTCTAACTCCCTCTTTTCTTCCTTTcgctcctcctcctttttcttcttcttattcttcatcttcttcttcttcttccagagttcCAATGCAGAAGCCCAGCAAAAAACCTACTCAGAGTTGGATGCGTAATGGTAATCAAGCAAGATTTATTATTCAATCAAATGAAGAAGAAGTGCGAAGAGGAAGGAGGGAGACTTGCACAACATATGAGTCTGCAACAACTACAGGATATGGTTCACTCTTTTGGATATTATGGTGAGTTAAGTATTTTATATagaattgataagagagagagagagagagagagagagagagagagagagagagagagagaaaatgtggttTATAAAGAGATTTGCAGATTTTGGCAAAGTTGAAGGATATGGCAGTAACAATTGTGTTCCGTCTTCTCTGGAGCCACCCATCATCATTACAGAAACCGCTAAGGTTAAATATGAAATCACTTTTgcttaggcacacacacacacacacacacacatatatatatatatatatatatatatgtgtgtgtgtgtgtgtgtgtgtgtctgtttgtgtgtgtgtctatttttgtgtgtttgcgtatgtgtttaAATGATTATCAAAACCACAGAGAATTTGTATTAATTTCCCTTATATCGTTCATATTtgttcctttctttttctcttatttcttatgTTTCTTTTCAATTATCTCCTTTCAAAGGATTTTGGGTTGGTGTCTACGACGGGATGTGGACGAGTGACGGATCTCTCGTCCCAGAAGACCTTTGGAGGGAAGGATACCGATCAGACCCTTCGAAGCTTTGTGGATCCATTAGCtgggaatcttcttcttcttcttctttcaaattGAATCAATTGGATTGTTCATCAGCTAAGGGTTGGGGTTATTGCCAATTCCCGATGCCCTGAGAAGATTGACGTTCCTTGAACCTCCCCCTGATGATCATCTTTGATTTCAAGATtcctttattatgtttattttagtTGATTACTTTACATACATCCATCCACGGATGCATTGGATATATGAATATAACCTTCCATCgctataatgtatcaatatatccgCTTAACAATATATCCTAGCAAAGCATTaacaatttttttattctttttgaatccttaagaaatatattgataattctgaATCAGAAATGAGGAGAATTTCAGAcacagaaagaaaatgaaatagttaaaagagagagagagagagagagagagagagagagagagagagagaggaagtgtgtgtgtatgttcctaataatagaataaaaaagagagCAATGAGGAATTCCGACTTCACTCATTGCATTCTATTGTTATGAACACTCCTATTGCCCTTATATGGGCTTAAGAGGATAAACTCTAAGGGATCTCCATGTACATTCTCGGAAAATCCaacccatttttcttttttttttccgagaaaaaCTGGTGTTGCAACCAAGTGAGGTGAAATTTGAAGACGGGGATGGGTGCAGAATATATAAGTCTTTAATTAATCTAAAGATGAAGGTCAAAGTTAAGCTTAAGCTCTAGCTCAAGCTCATACCCCTGCCTTTTTTATGCCTAAGCTTAAGGTTATGCTTATGCTTATGCAAAGCTAATGCTTATTCTTGATTTATGCTTAAGCATAAGATTAAGCTTAAACATAAGATTATGCTTATGCTCATCCTTATCCTTTTGTTTATGCTTATGCTTACGCTTAAGCTAAGCTTAAGCTTAAGCTTATGCTTATGATCATGCTTGTGCTTATACTTAAGCTTAAGCCTCAAATTTTGCTTATTCTTGAGCTTGTGCTTATGTTTATTCTTATGCTTAAGCGTGAACCTACATTTAAGCTTTTGAGTATGCTTATGATTTTGGTTATGCTTCTGCTTATGCTCATTCTTGTTTCAGATCAAGGTTAAGCTTATGTATAGGTTAAAATTTAGGGttaagcttaatatatatatatatatatatatatctatctatctatctactgtatatatatatatatatatatacatatatatatatttatatacacatatatatataaatatatatatatatatatataaatatatttatatatatatatatatatattaaatgtatatatataaatatatatatatatatatatatatttatatataaatatatatatatatatatatatatgtattatatgtatatatatatatatatcactcactcactcactaaatcccgtccggaa includes:
- the LOC137635837 gene encoding uncharacterized protein isoform X5 — protein: MIPCNRMKTIISLLLLLTVVKLIHCQDHEQMIVLTLQGILQNLESINGQLKGHDELLQRIPDMQEKLEHLENNLQGHDELLQRIPDMQEKLQHLENNLQGLSRETAQCLKGEDLQHLTNVSTAANQEIKSFVHEEISGVISLTQKDECLEGGLPCGEIGTCENTLFSFTCSCPSGFTWDGSECKDVDECVEGKDDCVPNATCKNSIGSYSCSCNKNFEGDGKTSCEFQCRSPAKNLLRVGCVMVIKQDLLFNQMKKKCEEEGGRLAQHMSLQQLQDMVHSFGYYGFWVGVYDGMWTSDGSLVPEDLWREGYRSDPSKLCGSISWESSSSSSFKLNQLDCSSAKGWGYCQFPMP
- the LOC137635837 gene encoding uncharacterized protein isoform X1 yields the protein MIPCNRMKTIISLLLLLTVVKLIHCQDHEQMIVLTLQGILQNLESINGQLKGHDELLQRIPDMQEKFQHLENNLHDMQEKLEHLENNLQGLSQETGQLVRREILEHLTNVSAAVNEEIKSYVHDEISGVISLAQGHDELLQRIPDMQEKLQHLENNLQGLSRETAQCLKGEDLQHLTNVSTAANQEIKSFVHEEISGVISLTQKDECLEGGLPCGEIGTCENTLFSFTCSCPSGFTWDGSECKDVDECVEGKDDCVPNATCKNSIGSYSCSCNKNFEGDGKTSCEFQCRSPAKNLLRVGCVMVIKQDLLFNQMKKKCEEEGGRLAQHMSLQQLQDMVHSFGYYGFWVGVYDGMWTSDGSLVPEDLWREGYRSDPSKLCGSISWESSSSSSFKLNQLDCSSAKGWGYCQFPMP
- the LOC137635837 gene encoding uncharacterized protein isoform X2 — its product is MIPCNRMKTIISLLLLLTVVKLIHCQDHEQMIVLTLQGILQNLESINGQLKGHDELLQRIPDMQEKFQHLENNLHDMQEKLEHLENNLQGLSQETGQLVRREILEHLTNVSAAVNEEIKSYVHDEISGVISLAQDMQEKLQHLENNLQGLSRETAQCLKGEDLQHLTNVSTAANQEIKSFVHEEISGVISLTQKDECLEGGLPCGEIGTCENTLFSFTCSCPSGFTWDGSECKDVDECVEGKDDCVPNATCKNSIGSYSCSCNKNFEGDGKTSCEFQCRSPAKNLLRVGCVMVIKQDLLFNQMKKKCEEEGGRLAQHMSLQQLQDMVHSFGYYGFWVGVYDGMWTSDGSLVPEDLWREGYRSDPSKLCGSISWESSSSSSFKLNQLDCSSAKGWGYCQFPMP
- the LOC137635837 gene encoding uncharacterized protein isoform X4; amino-acid sequence: MIPCNRMKTIISLLLLLTVVKLIHCQDHEQMIVLTLQGILQNLESINGQLKGHDELLQRIPDMQEKFQHLENNLHDMQEKLEHLENNLQGHDELLQRIPDMQEKLQHLENNLQGLSRETAQCLKGEDLQHLTNVSTAANQEIKSFVHEEISGVISLTQKDECLEGGLPCGEIGTCENTLFSFTCSCPSGFTWDGSECKDVDECVEGKDDCVPNATCKNSIGSYSCSCNKNFEGDGKTSCEFQCRSPAKNLLRVGCVMVIKQDLLFNQMKKKCEEEGGRLAQHMSLQQLQDMVHSFGYYGFWVGVYDGMWTSDGSLVPEDLWREGYRSDPSKLCGSISWESSSSSSFKLNQLDCSSAKGWGYCQFPMP
- the LOC137635837 gene encoding uncharacterized protein isoform X3, which encodes MIPCNRMKTIISLLLLLTVVKLIHCQDHEQMIVLTLQGILQNLESINGQLKGHDELLQRIPDMQEKLEHLENNLQGLSQETGQLVRREILEHLTNVSAAVNEEIKSYVHDEISGVISLAQGHDELLQRIPDMQEKLQHLENNLQGLSRETAQCLKGEDLQHLTNVSTAANQEIKSFVHEEISGVISLTQKDECLEGGLPCGEIGTCENTLFSFTCSCPSGFTWDGSECKDVDECVEGKDDCVPNATCKNSIGSYSCSCNKNFEGDGKTSCEFQCRSPAKNLLRVGCVMVIKQDLLFNQMKKKCEEEGGRLAQHMSLQQLQDMVHSFGYYGFWVGVYDGMWTSDGSLVPEDLWREGYRSDPSKLCGSISWESSSSSSFKLNQLDCSSAKGWGYCQFPMP